The genomic region CCCTACAGCAGTGCTAGTAGTACTCGGCGTAGAGACTGTACAAGATAAAGCTGATATGAAGAGCAGTGCGAAACCTATAAATATTAAACTCATCCCTACGCCGATGACGGATAATTTCATAATATTATTTATGATACTAAGGTTTATAACGGTGTTGATAATTGTATTACGGCAACATTATAAGTGTACTATCTTCAGACAAGGAAAAGGCAGGAAAAACAGCTGAAAGTTTAGGAAAACTTCATGAAAATGAGAAATTGAGAATTTATTATAGGAAAAAAGGAGATTATATAAGGTCAATCCTAGTACCTACAGAATATCCAGAAAAGATTCTGCAAGCTGCTGAGGCAGTTAGCCTTTCATCGTATTGCGTACTTTACCTGCCAATAGTTCCTTCTTGGACTGAAGGAGAACTAGCACTTTTAATTACATCTGCAGGTTGTAAAGGAGAAATAATAACTGAAATGCCAGAAAGTGATGTAAGAAAATTATTCAAAGGCTTACCCCTAGAGGAGTTCCCTATTCACCAGACTCCTGAGGAATTTGAAGGAAAAGAAGAAGATAAGGGAGTAGTTTATATAGATAAAGCATTCGTAGTGAAAGGTGTTGGAGTAGTAATTACTGGATTTTCCTATACTCAAGTTAAAGTACATGATAAATTGAAAGCTATACCGCAGAATAAAGAAGTTGAGATAAAAAGCATTCAAGTTCTTGATGAAGATCAAGAGGCTGTAGATACCGGGATCAGAATAGGTTTTGCGCTAAGAAATGTAAGAGAGGACGAAATGAAGGATGCATTACTTTTAGTTAAGAACGAAGTGAAAACCGTAAAGAGTTTCTCGGGTGAAATTTTCCTATTTCCTTGGACTAAAATCGAATCTGGAAATTACCATTTAGTCGCAAATGGAGTATCAGTAATGGCTAACTTAAAAATTAATGGAAGTAATGTTGACGTTGAGCTAAGTAACGAGATGCCGTTATCTAAGAGATTTATAGTAGTCAACGTTAATGCAAAACAAGGTAAACCAAGAATTGCAGGTTATGTAATACCAAAGTAGCCGGGCAGGGATTCGAACCCTGGTCGACGGGGCCAGAGCCCGCCATCCTTGACCGCTAGACGACCCGGCTAAGATTTAAATTTTTAAATATAGTATTAAAAGCTTTTTCCTAGATCTGAAATTCATAGATTAAAAACATGACGGAAAAACTTATAAATTATATGATCGAAAGATTTAAAAGGGTTTCGGAGAATGTTCGGGCTTAAGGTGACCTACTTATGAGTGATAAGACTCAAGATAACATTTGTCCTCCAGATAAAATAGTTTTTGATGCTGATAGAGGTGAATACATCTGTACTGAAACGGGAGAAGTTATTGAAGAAAGAATTATTGACCAAGGCCCAGAATGGAGGGCTTTTACTCCGGAAGAAAAAGAGAAAAGAAGCAGAGTTGGTGGGCCTCTGAACCAGACTATTCACGATAGAGGGTTATCTACACTTATAGACTGGAAAGATAAGGATGCAATAGGAAGGAATTTAGATCCAAAAAGGAGACTTGAAGTATTAAGGTGGAGAAAGTGGCAAATAAGAGCTAGAATTCAATCATCTATTGACAGAAATCTTGCTCAAGCAATGAATGAATTGGAAAGAATTGGTAATTTATTAGGTTTACCTAAATCTGTTAAAGATGAAGCTGCATTAATATATAGGAAAGCAGTAGAAAAAGGCTTAGTGAGAGGAAGATCAATAGAAAGCGTTGTTGCTGCATCTATTTATGCCTCATGCAGAAGAATTAAAATTGCAAGGACTTTAGATGAGATTGCCCAATATACCAAGGCAAATAGAAAAGAAGTGGCTAGATGTTATAGGTTATTGCTAAGAGAGCTAAATGTAGAAGTACCAGTATCGGATCCTAAGGATTATGTAACTAGAATAGGATCTTTATTAGGACTTAGCGGCGCTACAATGAAATTAGCTGCGGAGATCTTAGAAAAAGCTAAGAATGCCGGTTTAACTGCAGGGAAAGATCCTGCAGGTTTAGCTGCGGCAGCAATCTACATCGCAGCACTAATGAATGATGAGAGAAGGACACAAAAAGAAATAGCTCAAGTAGCTGGGGTTACAGAAGTAACTGTAAGAAATAGATATAAGGAACTCATCCAAGAATTAAAAATAGAAATACAAAATCAATAACTTTATAATCTTAAAATTTATTTTTATTTATTCTATTACCATTATATTTTCTGCTGGAAATCCCAATTTTACTAGAATGTCCTTAACTTTTTCTCTATGATCTCCTTGTATTTCAATTCTCCCATTTTTCACTGTGCCTCCTGCAGCTAATTTTGACTTAAGTTCTGAAGCTATCTTTTTCAGATCTGCGTCATTACTACTTATCCCTTCTATTACAGTAACTTCTTTACCATAACGTCTTTTCTCTAACTTTATTTTTATAAATTGTTCTTCTTTATTTAATTGTTCACATATATCTGGTGGAAGTCCTCCACACAAATTGTCTGCCATGTTTCTAATTAAGAATTATAAAAACTCCTTTTTGAGCTTTTCTATCCACATTAAATTTAAAACTTCTTAAAGATAAGCTTTTGTTATGGACAAATATAGGTGTGGTAGGTGTTGGAAAACTTTTGATGATGATAAATTAAAAGTTTTACCTGGAGTTAGATGCCCATACTGTGGATATAACATAATATACATGATAAGAAAACCAACTATCAAGGTAATTAAGGCAATTTAGATTTTATTATTGCAGCCGTCTCCATTATAATTTTTGCAGCTAATACTGATGTGATTCCAGAAGGATCGAAGGGAGGAGATACTTCTACTATATCGAAACCAACTATTCTTTTATCCGCAATTAATTTTACTATATCTAGAATTGTAGTGGGTTTTAATCCTTCAGGCTCAGGAGTAGCTACACCGGGCGCATAAGACGGATCTATAGAATCCATATCGTATGTTATGTATATTCTTTTACATTCTTCAGTGAAATTAATAATCTTTCTAGCCACCTCCTTATAGCCTAATAGTTCTACATCCCAAGATGTTATAAACGGAACTCCTGCTTTTCTTGCATATTCTAATTCTTCTTTACTAACAGCTCTATTGCCTATTTCCATAATTTTTATTCCTTTTTCACTTAATCTTCTCATTACGCATGCATGGTCGTATTTATATCCTAAATAATCGTCTCTTAGATCTAAATGTGCGTCAAAACTTATTATACAATCAGCGCTTGTACCACTGGCCGTGCCAACTGTTATAGTATGCTCTCCTCCAATCGATACTACTATTTTACCTTTTTCTGAAAAATAGCTTACTACATCAGATATTCTTTTTACATTCTCCTCAACATTTGAAGGGTGTAAAGCTACATCACCTACATCGTTAAATCCTACTTCTCCCATGTCAACTCCTGTCCTTAAGGAGTAAAATTCGATGTATTGCGCAGCATCTCTTATAGCGGATGGTGCAAAACGACTACCGGGTCTATAACTACTTGTTATGTCCATTGGAATTCCTAGTATTACAAAAGGAGAATTTTCTTTATTAAAACCTGCAAATTTCCTACTTACATCGTTCAAGTAAAGTAGTCTTACATCGCTCATGCATATAACGGTTGTAATGAGGTTTATAAGCTTAATACAATAATTGGGTTATGTGAGCGAGGAAAAAGTTATAGAACTTGCAAAAAGGAGAGGAATTTTTTGGCCATCATATGAAATCTACGGAGGAGTAGGAGGATTATACGACATAGGACCTATAGGAACTAGGATAAAGAATAAAATAGTACAGTTATGGAGAAAGATCTTCGTTGAAGAGAATAGTGATTTTGTAGTAGAAATAGAGACACCAATGATAACACCAAAGAAAGTTTTTGAGGCAAGTGGTCATCTTGAAAATTTCACTGATCCTATAGTCGAGTGTAACAAGTGTCATAGAGTATTTAGGGCCGACCACTTAGTGGAAGAAGTTTTAAAAATTAATGCTGAAGGATTAAAAGCTGAGGAACTTACAAATTTAATAAGAGAAAAGAATATAAAATGTCCTGTTTGTGGTGGAGATTTAGGAGATGTTAGATATTTTAATTTACTATTCTCAACCAATATTGGCCCATACACTGGAAGTACTGGATTTTTAAGACCAGAAACTGCACAAGGAATGTTTACTTCATTCAAGAGAGTTTACGAATCTACAAGAGAAAAATTGCCTTTAGGAATAGCACAAGTAGGTAGAGTAGCAAGAAATGAAATCTCGCCGAGACAAGGCTTAATAAGAATGAGAGAGTTCACGATAATGGAAATAGAATTTTTCATGGATCCTGAAGATACAGAAAACGTTCCTTTAGATAAATTTTCTGAGGATAAAATCAACGTATTACCTGCTGAAGCTAAAATAAAAGGAGAGAAACCGTCAACTTTTAAGGTAAAGGAGCTCGTAGACGAGAAGATCGTTATAAATCCTTGGATGGCTTATTGGATGGCTACTGCTAATAAATTTGTAAGGAAGCTAGGTGTACCACTTGAAAGGGTTTACTTTGAAGAAAAACTTCCTTCAGAGAGAGCTCATTACTCTAGCCAAACTTTCGATCAAATGGTTATAGTAGGAGAAGATAAAGTCGAAATTTCCGGCCACGCCTATAGAGGAGATTACGATCTTTCAAGGCATTCCAAGTCTAGTGGACAAGATTTATCAGTATTTAAAAAATATGATCAACCTAAGATTATTAAAAAGAAAATAGTAATTATAAATAAGGATAAATTAAATAAAGAGAGCAAGGATTTCGTTAAAGAATTCATGAAAAGGGTATCATCATTAAAACCTGAAGAAGTCGAAAAAATTCTTAATGAAAAAATTGATGGAAAAGAAATTAAAGAATATGTAACTGTAACAGAAAGAGAAGAAAAGGAATCTGGTAAGAGATTCATTCCACACGTGGTAGAACCATCTTTTGGAGTAGAGAGGTGCTTATACATCTCAGTATTGAACGCTTACAGAGAAAAGAAGGATAGAATAGTATTATCATTACCGAGAGAAATAGCTCCTTATGAAGTAGCTGTATTTCCGCTACTTGAAAGAGACGAATTAATTAGTAGAGCAAGAGAAATTTATAGTAAAGTTAAAGAAAAATTCGATGCAATATTTGATGATAGTGGCAGTATAGGTAAAAGGTATGCCAGAGCGGATGAGATAGGCATTCCTTATGCTATAACTGTAGACCCGCAAACGTTACAAGATAATACAGTGACTATAAGAGATAGAGATACTTGGAATCAAATTAGAGTAAAAGAAGAGGAATTAATTAATACTTTGGAGAAGTTATTTAGTGGTGAAGAAATAATACCAAAGGGATCAAGCAATGAGCCAGGATAATTCTCAAAATGAGAAAAAAGTAGATATAAAATCATTAGTTAGTGTTATTCCGCCTGCTTCTGCACTTAAAAGTAGAGAAAGAGAACCTCCAAAAGAAAAGAGAGTTAAAGTTAGAAAGAAGCCAGAAGTTGATGAAGGAACTATAATAATTTCAAATAAACTAGTTTCACAAATGAATGTTAAAAATGAAGTAGAAATTTCAGTGAAAGGAAAAAGACTAAGATTAAAGGTAATTTCTCAAGATGGGCTACAAGATATAGAAGTATGGGCAAATCCTTCAGATATGCTCAAACTTGGTTTAGAAGATAATAGTACTGTTACACTGAGGGTAGTATAATGAACGATAGTGACACTCAAGTTAATA from Acidianus ambivalens harbors:
- a CDS encoding translation elongation factor; translated protein: MYYGNIISVLSSDKEKAGKTAESLGKLHENEKLRIYYRKKGDYIRSILVPTEYPEKILQAAEAVSLSSYCVLYLPIVPSWTEGELALLITSAGCKGEIITEMPESDVRKLFKGLPLEEFPIHQTPEEFEGKEEDKGVVYIDKAFVVKGVGVVITGFSYTQVKVHDKLKAIPQNKEVEIKSIQVLDEDQEAVDTGIRIGFALRNVREDEMKDALLLVKNEVKTVKSFSGEIFLFPWTKIESGNYHLVANGVSVMANLKINGSNVDVELSNEMPLSKRFIVVNVNAKQGKPRIAGYVIPK
- the yciH gene encoding stress response translation initiation inhibitor YciH; translated protein: MADNLCGGLPPDICEQLNKEEQFIKIKLEKRRYGKEVTVIEGISSNDADLKKIASELKSKLAAGGTVKNGRIEIQGDHREKVKDILVKLGFPAENIMVIE
- the speB gene encoding agmatinase; translated protein: MSDVRLLYLNDVSRKFAGFNKENSPFVILGIPMDITSSYRPGSRFAPSAIRDAAQYIEFYSLRTGVDMGEVGFNDVGDVALHPSNVEENVKRISDVVSYFSEKGKIVVSIGGEHTITVGTASGTSADCIISFDAHLDLRDDYLGYKYDHACVMRRLSEKGIKIMEIGNRAVSKEELEYARKAGVPFITSWDVELLGYKEVARKIINFTEECKRIYITYDMDSIDPSYAPGVATPEPEGLKPTTILDIVKLIADKRIVGFDIVEVSPPFDPSGITSVLAAKIIMETAAIIKSKLP
- a CDS encoding DNA-directed RNA polymerase subunit P — translated: MDKYRCGRCWKTFDDDKLKVLPGVRCPYCGYNIIYMIRKPTIKVIKAI
- a CDS encoding transcription initiation factor IIB, with translation MSDKTQDNICPPDKIVFDADRGEYICTETGEVIEERIIDQGPEWRAFTPEEKEKRSRVGGPLNQTIHDRGLSTLIDWKDKDAIGRNLDPKRRLEVLRWRKWQIRARIQSSIDRNLAQAMNELERIGNLLGLPKSVKDEAALIYRKAVEKGLVRGRSIESVVAASIYASCRRIKIARTLDEIAQYTKANRKEVARCYRLLLRELNVEVPVSDPKDYVTRIGSLLGLSGATMKLAAEILEKAKNAGLTAGKDPAGLAAAAIYIAALMNDERRTQKEIAQVAGVTEVTVRNRYKELIQELKIEIQNQ
- the glyS gene encoding glycine--tRNA ligase; amino-acid sequence: MSEEKVIELAKRRGIFWPSYEIYGGVGGLYDIGPIGTRIKNKIVQLWRKIFVEENSDFVVEIETPMITPKKVFEASGHLENFTDPIVECNKCHRVFRADHLVEEVLKINAEGLKAEELTNLIREKNIKCPVCGGDLGDVRYFNLLFSTNIGPYTGSTGFLRPETAQGMFTSFKRVYESTREKLPLGIAQVGRVARNEISPRQGLIRMREFTIMEIEFFMDPEDTENVPLDKFSEDKINVLPAEAKIKGEKPSTFKVKELVDEKIVINPWMAYWMATANKFVRKLGVPLERVYFEEKLPSERAHYSSQTFDQMVIVGEDKVEISGHAYRGDYDLSRHSKSSGQDLSVFKKYDQPKIIKKKIVIINKDKLNKESKDFVKEFMKRVSSLKPEEVEKILNEKIDGKEIKEYVTVTEREEKESGKRFIPHVVEPSFGVERCLYISVLNAYREKKDRIVLSLPREIAPYEVAVFPLLERDELISRAREIYSKVKEKFDAIFDDSGSIGKRYARADEIGIPYAITVDPQTLQDNTVTIRDRDTWNQIRVKEEELINTLEKLFSGEEIIPKGSSNEPG